A stretch of Castanea sativa cultivar Marrone di Chiusa Pesio chromosome 2, ASM4071231v1 DNA encodes these proteins:
- the LOC142623645 gene encoding pentatricopeptide repeat-containing protein At4g14190, chloroplastic, with protein MALGTQCKIAFRWRPNSDSSNNSPLIFPKTTLTKQFSKFTFVTNQTCLSSLHHSSPPPPPPSNGTRHTSLLVEKYNYNEHQRLRDLLEKLSNTNSCPLQILTDYGDWTKEQFWVVIKFLIHASRSLEVLQVFDMWKNIEKLRINEFYYDKIIGLLGEENMLEEALSAFQKMKRHGLKPSLGSYNVIIHGFAKKGNFDDALFYLNAMKEANLAPETDTYDGLIQAYGRYKMYDEIAICVKKMELDGCSPDHITYNLLIREFSRAGLLKRMERVCQAMLSKKMDLQSNTLVAMLEAYARFGILDKMEKVYRRVLNSKNPLKDDLIRKLAEIYIDNYMFSRLDDLGLNVSSRFGATDLVWCLRLLSHACLLSRKGMYSIVQEMQEAKVSWNVTVANIIMLAYLKMKDFTRLRSLLSQLPPHHVKPDMVTVGILFDAITFGFDGTEIIETWRRMGHLYSVVEMKTDPLVLTAFGKGSFLRKCERVYCSLETRAREKKTWTYHNLIDLVSEYNGRKPQ; from the exons ATGGCCCTCGGTACTCAGTGCAAAATAGCGTTCAGATGGAGACCCAATTCTGATTCAAGTAACAACAGTCCCCTCATCTTCCCTAAAACCACACTGACAAAACAATTCTCCAAATTCACATTCGTCACCAATCAAACTTGTTTATCATCTCTCCACCactcatcaccaccaccaccaccaccttcaAATGGCACAAGGCACACTTCCCTTCTTGTTGAAAAGTACAATTACAATGAGCACCAGAGGCTTAGAGACTTACTTGAAAAGCTCAGCAACACCAACTCATGCCCTCTACAAATACTCACAGATTATGGGGATTGGACTAAAGAGCAGTTCTGGGTTGTCATCAAATTTCTTATACATGCCTCTAGATCTCTTGAAGTTCttcag GTGTTTGATATGTGGAAGAACATTGAGAAATTGCGGATTAATGAATTCTACTATGATAAGATAATTGGGCTGTTAGGTGAAGAGAATATGCTCGAAGAAGCACTGTCAGCATTTCAAAAGATGAAAAGACATGGTCTAAAACCTTCTTTGGGATCTTACAATGTGATAATTCATGGTTTTGCAAAAAAAGGAAACTTTGATGATGCTTTATTTTACCTTAATGCGATGAAAGAAGCTAATTTGGCACCGGAAACTGATACCTATGATGGGTTGATTCAAGCTTATGGGAGATATAAAATGTATGATGAAATAGCTATTTGTGTGAAGAAGATGGAATTGGATGGTTGTTCGCCTGACCACATTACGTATAATTTGCTTATCCGAGAGTTTTCGCGAGCTGGGTTGCTCAAAAGAATGGAAAGAGTGTGTCAAGCAATGCTTTCAAAGAAGATGGATTTACAGTCAAATACCTTAGTTGCAATGCTTGAGGCTTATGCAAGATTTGGGATTTTGGATAAGATGGAAAAGGTTTATAGAAGAGTTTTGAACTCAAAAAACCctttaaaagatgatttgataAGGAAATTGGCTGAAATTTATATTGACAACTATATGTTTTCAAGATTAGATGACTTGGGACTTAATGTTTCATCAAGGTTTGGTGCAACTGATCTTGTTTGGTGTCTGCGTCTCCTTTCTCATGCTTGTCTTTTAAGCCGAAAAGGTATGTATTCCATTGTTCAGGAGATGCAAGAAGCGAAAGTTTCTTGGAATGTAACTGTTGCAAATATTATCATGCTAGCttatttgaaaatgaaagacTTCACACGTTTGAGATCATTGCTCTCCCAATTGCCACCCCATCATGTGAAGCCTGATATGGTCACAGTTGGAATTCTATTTGATGCAATTACTTTTGGTTTTGATGGAACTGAGATTATTGAAACATGGAGAAGGATGGGCCATCTTTACAGTGTTGTGGAAATGAAAACTGATCCTCTGGTTCTAACTGCGTTTGGAAAAGGGAGTTTCCTTAGAAAATGTGAACGGGTCTACTGCTCCCTTGAAACTCGAGctagagaaaagaaaacatgGACTTACCATAACCTTATTGATTTAGTCTCAGAATACAATGGAAGGAAGCCTCAGTAG